In a genomic window of Methanosarcina horonobensis HB-1 = JCM 15518:
- a CDS encoding MoaD/ThiS family protein, whose protein sequence is MKVNVKFLASIREIVGAHEIRFELNSGDTVKDLLELLESRFGVEFKEAAGKPFEDENPRIRFLVNGRDVDFLKGPETELKEGDLVVLIPPVGGG, encoded by the coding sequence ATGAAAGTAAATGTGAAATTCCTTGCCTCGATCCGCGAGATAGTCGGAGCTCACGAAATCCGGTTTGAACTGAATTCAGGGGATACTGTAAAAGATCTCCTTGAACTCCTTGAATCCCGTTTTGGAGTGGAGTTTAAAGAAGCAGCAGGTAAACCCTTCGAGGACGAAAATCCCAGAATCAGGTTTCTTGTTAACGGCAGAGATGTTGATTTTCTCAAGGGACCTGAAACCGAACTGAAAGAAGGGGATCTTGTTGTCCTTATCCCTCCGGTTGGCGGAGGATAA
- a CDS encoding aldehyde ferredoxin oxidoreductase family protein, with protein sequence MLGGYAGKILDVNLETGELKDKTLDEGILRMYLGGKGLGLKLIYDEFRDDMQPFDPDNLLVFATGPATGARVPTSGRYHILTSKSPLTGAVGSGNSGGKWGPYLKFAGYDAVVVRGISEKPVYLTIINGKAELVEAPDIWGMTVTAVTQELLDRVGTDPKKTSIACIGPAGENLISFACIMNDEYRTAGRTGSGAVMGSKKLKAILVSGNQRQKSANPEMLVEKVTESMSLIRENPVTGPKGGLHVYGTAVLVNIVNAHGAYSSRNFQQSYFPEADEQSGERLTATYLVGTTGCWGCPIVCGRKSVVPEGPFNVKYTEGPEYETIFALGSNCGVKELDAVVKANHFCNEFGIDTISMGGTIACAMELVEKGKIPEERLLGLNLRFGDAGAMVECIWRTAYKAGFGADLALGSRKLAEKYHSPEYAINVKGMELPAYDPRPIQGIGLEYATSNRGGDHVYGYTIPSEILGIPEKRDPYSTEGKPEWTIFMQDMVSVINSTVICLFTSFALWLPQYAGMLQAITGMELDPDKLLKIGERITNLERMMNNRYGFNRTQDVLPRRLITESTPAGPSKGQISHVPDMIDKYYELRGWVDGVPTEEKLRELEIA encoded by the coding sequence ATGTTAGGGGGCTATGCAGGAAAAATTCTTGATGTTAATCTTGAAACCGGAGAGCTTAAAGATAAAACGCTGGACGAAGGGATTCTGAGGATGTACCTTGGAGGAAAAGGGCTTGGCCTGAAACTCATATATGACGAGTTCAGGGACGATATGCAGCCCTTTGACCCGGATAACCTCCTTGTTTTTGCTACAGGTCCTGCTACCGGGGCAAGAGTGCCAACGAGCGGGCGTTACCATATTCTTACAAGCAAGTCCCCGCTCACAGGAGCAGTAGGGAGCGGGAACTCTGGAGGGAAATGGGGACCTTACCTGAAATTTGCAGGTTACGATGCAGTAGTTGTCAGGGGTATCTCGGAGAAACCCGTTTATCTGACCATTATAAATGGAAAGGCTGAACTTGTTGAGGCTCCCGATATATGGGGCATGACCGTAACCGCAGTTACGCAAGAACTGCTCGACAGGGTGGGGACAGACCCAAAGAAAACCTCCATTGCCTGTATAGGGCCAGCCGGTGAGAACCTGATCTCCTTTGCCTGTATAATGAACGATGAATACAGGACAGCAGGCAGGACCGGCTCAGGGGCTGTTATGGGCAGCAAGAAACTGAAAGCAATCTTAGTTTCCGGGAACCAGAGGCAGAAATCCGCAAACCCGGAGATGCTTGTTGAAAAGGTTACAGAGTCAATGAGCCTTATCAGGGAAAATCCGGTTACCGGCCCCAAAGGAGGTCTTCACGTTTACGGAACTGCAGTCCTTGTGAACATAGTAAATGCACACGGTGCATACTCTTCGAGGAACTTCCAGCAAAGCTATTTCCCAGAAGCTGATGAACAGAGCGGAGAACGGCTTACTGCAACCTATCTCGTAGGCACTACAGGCTGCTGGGGCTGCCCGATTGTCTGCGGAAGAAAGTCCGTGGTTCCTGAAGGACCTTTCAATGTGAAGTATACCGAAGGTCCGGAATATGAGACTATTTTTGCCCTGGGCTCCAACTGCGGAGTAAAAGAGCTTGATGCCGTTGTGAAAGCAAACCATTTCTGTAATGAGTTCGGGATAGATACGATTTCCATGGGAGGGACAATTGCCTGCGCTATGGAGCTTGTCGAGAAAGGAAAAATTCCTGAAGAAAGACTGCTGGGCCTGAACCTGAGGTTCGGGGATGCCGGAGCAATGGTTGAGTGTATCTGGAGGACAGCATACAAGGCAGGGTTCGGAGCTGATCTTGCACTTGGTTCAAGAAAACTTGCAGAAAAATATCATTCTCCGGAATATGCAATAAACGTTAAAGGTATGGAACTGCCGGCTTATGACCCGCGTCCGATCCAGGGAATAGGGCTTGAGTATGCAACATCAAACCGCGGAGGAGACCACGTTTACGGTTATACCATTCCATCCGAGATCCTTGGAATTCCTGAGAAGCGGGATCCCTATTCGACGGAAGGGAAACCTGAATGGACAATTTTCATGCAGGATATGGTCTCTGTAATTAACTCAACCGTCATCTGCCTCTTTACTAGCTTTGCCCTCTGGCTCCCTCAATATGCAGGAATGCTTCAAGCTATCACAGGCATGGAACTTGACCCTGATAAACTGCTTAAGATAGGAGAGAGAATCACAAACCTTGAACGTATGATGAACAACAGGTATGGCTTTAATAGAACACAGGATGTCCTGCCAAGGCGCCTCATAACAGAATCAACTCCTGCAGGGCCTTCCAAAGGGCAGATCTCTCATGTGCCTGATATGATCGACAAATATTATGAACTCAGAGGCTGGGTTGATGGAGTACCAACTGAAGAAAAGCTGAGGGAACTCGAAATTGCCTGA
- a CDS encoding PocR ligand-binding domain-containing protein — protein sequence MKEKPRKSGTDITDIIVDKCAKEELNQTEQHIRLRPESTPSPSREMTNLELADIINVQAVQSIMDDFYKFAHITMALLDLKGNVLIGVGWQDICTIFHRVHPETCRHCVESDTKLSTGVLPGEFKLYRCKNNLWDIVTPIIVDGHHIGNIFSGQFFFEDEPLDYELFRSQARKYGFNEEEYIAALEKVPRLSRETVENSMSFFMKLANMLSQLSHSNIKLAQSLEERNNLLEALQESEKRERARSKELETVLDAVPVAVFITHDPQVRQLTGNRLSYEWLRVPVGTNFSKSAPERDKPEFFKLFKDGKEIPPEKMPSQMAAAGREIKDCELDIVSADGNLRHVLGNARPLRDEQENLRGSVSAFIDITERKKAEEALIRSENKFRTLAENSPDVIARYDRQMRYMYVNPAVAEPSGYLPEEIIGKISSELGMDPETVKFWEEHIENVFTTGKPEEIEYNYRSPLGKEYYFNTRIVPEFADGEVISALAISRDITDIKKAEARSKETLDNLEKLVEERTAELEKAYNSLKESEKGLAEAQKMAHIGNWEWDIAADKAYWSEEMYRIFGRDPKKLAPPYNEYLSYIRPNDRDCFDTTAKRAVNGKSYSIEYRIVRDNGEERTIYMQSHVIFDEKNTPVRIKGIIQDITDRKKAEKALMNLETARKKEIHHRIKNNLQVISSLLDLQAENLSNRQCITDSDVLNAFRESQDRIMSIALIHEELHEGGGDNTLYFSPYLEKLVENLFQTYRLGNVDISLSMDLEENIFFDMDTAVPLGIIVNELVSNSLKHAFTGRSKGEIRIKLYEEERVREGKVKNESGDNKKQIAGKGTKYTLIVSDNGVGIPENTDLESSDTLGLQLVNILVDQLNGEIEIKRDRGTEFIIKINV from the coding sequence ATGAAAGAAAAACCAAGAAAGTCTGGTACTGATATTACTGATATTATTGTGGATAAGTGCGCAAAAGAGGAGCTGAACCAGACTGAGCAGCACATCAGGCTGAGACCGGAGAGCACCCCTTCGCCTTCTCGGGAGATGACAAACCTGGAACTTGCTGATATTATTAATGTTCAGGCAGTCCAGTCCATCATGGATGATTTTTATAAATTTGCTCACATTACCATGGCCTTACTTGATCTTAAAGGCAATGTTCTGATAGGTGTTGGATGGCAGGACATCTGTACCATATTTCATAGGGTTCATCCCGAAACCTGCAGGCACTGCGTAGAAAGTGATACAAAGCTGTCCACAGGCGTTCTTCCGGGAGAGTTTAAGCTCTACAGGTGCAAAAACAATCTGTGGGACATAGTAACCCCTATCATTGTTGATGGCCATCACATCGGCAATATCTTTTCAGGTCAGTTCTTTTTTGAAGACGAGCCTCTGGACTATGAGCTTTTTCGATCTCAGGCTAGAAAATATGGTTTCAATGAAGAGGAATACATAGCAGCTTTAGAAAAAGTTCCACGGCTGAGCAGAGAAACTGTTGAAAATAGCATGTCTTTCTTCATGAAACTTGCCAACATGCTCTCACAGCTAAGCCACAGTAACATCAAATTAGCCCAATCGCTGGAGGAACGCAATAATCTACTGGAAGCACTGCAGGAGAGCGAAAAACGTGAACGAGCTCGCTCTAAAGAATTGGAAACCGTATTAGATGCCGTACCTGTTGCTGTGTTTATAACACACGATCCCCAGGTGCGTCAGCTAACTGGTAACCGTCTCTCCTATGAATGGCTACGGGTTCCTGTGGGTACGAACTTTTCCAAGTCAGCTCCTGAAAGAGATAAACCGGAGTTTTTTAAGTTATTCAAGGACGGGAAGGAGATCCCACCTGAAAAGATGCCGTCGCAGATGGCAGCTGCAGGTAGAGAGATAAAGGACTGCGAGCTGGATATCGTATCTGCTGACGGCAATTTACGACATGTATTGGGCAATGCCAGACCTTTACGTGATGAACAAGAGAACCTGCGCGGATCTGTTTCTGCATTCATAGATATTACAGAGCGCAAAAAAGCTGAAGAAGCATTGATTAGGAGTGAAAACAAATTCCGTACATTGGCTGAGAATTCTCCTGATGTGATTGCCCGATATGACAGACAAATGCGTTACATGTATGTTAATCCTGCTGTTGCGGAACCTTCCGGTTACCTTCCAGAAGAGATCATAGGAAAAATTAGCAGTGAACTGGGAATGGACCCTGAGACAGTAAAGTTCTGGGAAGAACATATTGAAAACGTTTTTACCACAGGCAAACCCGAAGAAATAGAATATAATTATAGGTCACCTCTAGGAAAAGAATACTATTTTAATACCAGAATAGTACCGGAGTTTGCTGATGGCGAAGTGATTTCAGCTCTTGCCATTTCACGGGACATTACGGATATAAAGAAAGCGGAAGCCAGGTCGAAAGAAACACTTGATAATCTGGAAAAACTGGTTGAAGAAAGGACCGCAGAGCTTGAGAAGGCTTATAATTCGTTAAAAGAAAGTGAAAAGGGCCTTGCTGAAGCCCAGAAAATGGCTCACATTGGAAACTGGGAATGGGATATTGCAGCTGACAAAGCATACTGGTCTGAGGAGATGTATCGTATATTCGGACGAGATCCCAAAAAATTGGCACCTCCTTACAATGAGTATCTAAGTTACATACGTCCCAATGACCGAGACTGTTTTGATACTACCGCCAAGAGAGCTGTAAATGGAAAATCTTACAGTATTGAATATAGGATTGTCCGGGATAATGGAGAAGAACGTACAATCTATATGCAATCCCATGTTATCTTTGATGAAAAAAATACTCCTGTTCGAATAAAAGGAATAATTCAGGATATTACTGACCGTAAAAAAGCTGAAAAAGCCCTGATGAACCTTGAGACTGCCCGTAAAAAAGAAATTCATCACAGGATCAAAAATAATCTTCAGGTTATCTCTTCTCTCCTGGATCTCCAGGCTGAAAATCTCAGCAACAGGCAGTGTATTACAGACTCTGATGTCCTCAACGCTTTTCGAGAAAGTCAGGACAGGATAATGTCTATTGCCCTGATTCATGAAGAACTGCATGAAGGCGGAGGAGACAATACACTGTACTTCTCACCGTACCTTGAAAAGCTCGTTGAGAACCTTTTCCAGACATACCGCCTCGGAAATGTCGATATTAGCTTAAGCATGGATCTTGAAGAAAATATTTTCTTTGACATGGATACAGCTGTTCCGTTAGGGATAATTGTCAATGAACTTGTTTCCAACTCCTTAAAACATGCATTTACAGGCAGGAGCAAAGGTGAGATTCGAATCAAACTCTATGAAGAAGAAAGAGTTAGAGAAGGAAAAGTCAAAAATGAATCGGGTGATAACAAAAAGCAAATAGCTGGAAAAGGTACGAAGTATACCCTGATTGTCTCGGATAACGGAGTTGGCATTCCAGAAAATACTGATCTGGAAAGTTCAGACACACTCGGCCTGCAGCTTGTAAATATCCTGGTAGATCAGTTAAACGGTGAAATAGAGATAAAAAGGGATAGAGGTACCGAGTTCATTATAAAAATCAATGTGTAG
- a CDS encoding UPF0280 family protein, producing MPEPAREFAKEPARTPIKEHFQLKETIVTISAYDQAHIEAAKEAIRIHRAVLETYILSDPYFQFTLEPYEFPKNAPEVVRRMIKAGNTMGIGPMSAVAGTISALAVEAMVKAGAKYAIVDNGGDIALINDRPVIVGIYAGQSPIKNLGLIFEPRDSITGVCTSAGTVGPSISFGMADAAAVFSDDVSLADAAATALGNEVGIGKESVEASFKAVKGIPGIKGALAIQGEYMGMWGELPEITRADVRYEYITKA from the coding sequence ATGCCAGAACCCGCGAGAGAATTTGCTAAAGAACCTGCCAGAACTCCTATAAAAGAACACTTTCAGCTTAAGGAGACCATAGTTACTATCTCCGCCTATGATCAGGCTCACATAGAAGCCGCAAAAGAAGCTATTCGGATCCACAGGGCAGTCCTTGAAACTTACATTCTTTCAGACCCTTATTTCCAGTTCACTCTCGAACCCTACGAATTCCCGAAAAATGCTCCTGAAGTAGTTAGGAGAATGATAAAAGCAGGAAACACAATGGGAATAGGACCAATGAGTGCGGTTGCCGGCACAATCTCTGCCCTTGCGGTAGAAGCTATGGTAAAAGCCGGAGCAAAATATGCCATAGTTGATAACGGCGGGGATATTGCACTTATAAATGACAGGCCTGTTATTGTCGGGATCTATGCAGGGCAGTCACCTATCAAAAACCTGGGGCTTATATTCGAACCGCGTGACTCTATAACAGGTGTATGCACTTCAGCAGGGACGGTAGGCCCTTCGATAAGCTTCGGAATGGCAGATGCGGCTGCAGTGTTTTCTGATGATGTTTCCCTTGCAGATGCGGCTGCAACTGCACTTGGAAATGAAGTGGGAATAGGAAAGGAATCAGTAGAGGCATCTTTCAAGGCTGTAAAAGGGATTCCGGGAATAAAAGGCGCACTCGCGATCCAGGGGGAATACATGGGCATGTGGGGAGAGTTGCCAGAGATTACGAGGGCGGATGTCAGGTACGAATATATCACCAAAGCATGA
- a CDS encoding LL-diaminopimelate aminotransferase: protein MYSDRINSLPPYLFAAIDESKDEMIAKGVDVIDLGVGDPDLPTHPHIVEAMQKAVCDPKTHQYPSYAGMPEFRKAAAEWCKKYKGIKLDPATEVLSLIGSKEAVAHIPLAFVNPGDIVLYTDPGYPVYKIGTLFAGGEPYPLPLKAENNFLPDLDSIPADVLKKAKLFFFNYPNNPTAATADMAFFEKVVEFCKKNNIIAVHDNAYCQMVYDGYEAPSFLAAEGAMDIGIELYSHSKTYNMTGWRLGFAVGNKALIKGLGKVKSNVDSGVFDAIQIAGIAALSSSQDCVDETNKIYEERRDALIEGLTAMGLEVKPPKATFYIWAPVPKGFTSISFAKLLLEEAGIVATPGVGFGEAGEGYIRFALTKSVERIKEAVERMKKLQF from the coding sequence ATGTATTCAGACCGCATAAACTCATTACCCCCATACCTTTTTGCAGCTATCGATGAATCAAAGGACGAAATGATTGCTAAGGGAGTGGACGTAATAGACCTTGGCGTGGGAGATCCCGACCTGCCGACACACCCGCACATTGTTGAGGCCATGCAGAAGGCTGTCTGCGACCCTAAGACGCATCAGTATCCTTCTTATGCCGGGATGCCCGAGTTCAGGAAGGCTGCGGCTGAATGGTGCAAGAAATACAAAGGAATAAAGCTTGACCCTGCAACCGAAGTCCTTTCCCTGATAGGGTCAAAGGAGGCTGTGGCCCATATCCCGCTCGCTTTTGTCAACCCCGGAGATATCGTACTTTATACAGATCCCGGGTATCCTGTATATAAGATCGGGACTCTTTTTGCGGGTGGGGAACCGTATCCACTGCCCTTGAAGGCTGAAAATAACTTCCTGCCTGACCTGGACTCAATCCCGGCAGACGTCCTGAAGAAGGCAAAACTCTTCTTCTTCAACTACCCGAACAACCCCACTGCAGCAACTGCTGATATGGCGTTCTTCGAGAAAGTCGTTGAATTTTGCAAGAAAAACAATATCATTGCCGTGCACGACAACGCCTACTGCCAGATGGTCTATGACGGATACGAGGCTCCTTCTTTCCTTGCTGCTGAAGGGGCAATGGACATTGGAATAGAACTTTACTCCCACTCAAAAACCTATAACATGACCGGCTGGAGGCTCGGGTTTGCCGTAGGAAACAAAGCTCTCATAAAGGGTCTCGGAAAAGTTAAGTCCAATGTTGACTCCGGCGTCTTTGATGCAATCCAGATTGCAGGTATTGCAGCCCTTTCATCATCCCAGGACTGTGTTGATGAAACTAACAAAATCTACGAAGAGAGGCGGGACGCTCTTATTGAAGGGCTCACTGCAATGGGCCTTGAGGTAAAGCCGCCAAAAGCCACCTTCTACATCTGGGCTCCGGTCCCGAAAGGCTTTACCTCAATCAGTTTTGCAAAACTCCTGCTCGAAGAAGCCGGAATCGTTGCAACCCCGGGTGTGGGCTTTGGAGAAGCCGGTGAAGGCTACATCAGGTTCGCCCTTACAAAGTCGGTCGAAAGGATCAAAGAAGCTGTGGAAAGGATGAAAAAGCTGCAGTTCTAA
- a CDS encoding nitroreductase family protein, translated as MIVNETLKTIKQRRSIRSFKDEQIREEELQAVLEAGLYAPNAGDQSWHFTVVQNRELLDRLNLAAKEVAKQMEMEHLRKLGKNEKFNCLYGAPTLIMVSGNEHAPVPLEADCAAATQNLLLAAESIGLGSCWIFFVLLAFYSSEGSELRKQLKIPEGYRPYCSAVLGYKKATVVNVPDRRKPNLITYIR; from the coding sequence ATGATCGTCAATGAGACTTTAAAAACCATTAAACAGCGCAGGAGTATCAGAAGTTTTAAAGACGAGCAGATCAGGGAAGAAGAATTACAGGCGGTACTGGAAGCAGGTTTGTATGCTCCTAATGCCGGGGATCAGTCGTGGCATTTTACAGTAGTTCAAAACAGGGAACTGCTGGACAGACTGAACCTTGCAGCCAAAGAAGTTGCTAAGCAAATGGAAATGGAACATTTAAGGAAACTGGGAAAAAACGAAAAGTTCAATTGCTTATATGGTGCACCGACACTGATCATGGTCTCCGGCAATGAGCATGCCCCCGTACCTCTCGAGGCAGACTGCGCTGCAGCTACTCAGAATTTGCTGCTAGCCGCAGAGTCAATAGGGCTGGGATCGTGCTGGATTTTCTTTGTCCTGTTAGCATTTTATTCCTCAGAGGGGTCCGAACTGAGAAAACAACTGAAAATACCTGAGGGCTACAGACCTTACTGTTCGGCTGTGCTCGGGTATAAGAAAGCTACAGTTGTCAATGTACCGGACAGGAGGAAGCCAAACCTCATCACATACATCAGATAA
- a CDS encoding DUF2124 family protein — MPIINTSQGVGGILNSFKSLMDGVEKITFVGTPGFCTPFAELLGFVVRDRKLVFVPNLDFEKARSISMAPEGMQLGEPADAHAGAVVLLGGLAMPKIGTAPEKAREIAEKVLEGSEKRKVIGVCFQSMFMQQKWDEVISFDYIINADLAVEVLES; from the coding sequence ATGCCGATAATAAATACCTCTCAGGGAGTAGGAGGCATCCTGAATAGTTTCAAGAGTCTCATGGATGGAGTAGAAAAGATTACTTTTGTTGGAACCCCCGGCTTTTGTACACCCTTTGCCGAACTTCTTGGTTTTGTGGTAAGGGACCGGAAACTTGTTTTTGTTCCCAATCTTGACTTTGAAAAAGCCAGATCAATCTCAATGGCTCCCGAAGGAATGCAGCTTGGAGAACCTGCAGATGCCCATGCAGGTGCTGTTGTCCTGCTCGGCGGGCTTGCAATGCCAAAGATCGGCACCGCGCCTGAAAAAGCTCGAGAAATTGCAGAAAAGGTTCTCGAGGGTTCAGAGAAACGAAAAGTTATCGGAGTCTGTTTCCAGTCTATGTTTATGCAGCAAAAATGGGACGAAGTTATCAGTTTTGATTATATTATCAATGCAGACCTGGCTGTAGAGGTGCTTGAAAGCTGA
- the mch gene encoding methenyltetrahydromethanopterin cyclohydrolase, which yields MISVNEMGSYVIEEMLDWSEDLKTEVTKLENGATIIDCGVKAEGGYEAGMYLARLCLADLADLKYSTFDLNGINWPAIQVATDNPVIACMASQYAGWRISVGGYFGMGSGPARALGLKPKELYEEIGYEDDFEAAVLVMESDKLPDEKVVEYIAKHCSVDPENVMIAVAPTASIAGSVQISARVVETGIHKFESIGFDINCIKSGYGIAPIAPIVGNDVQCMGSTNDCVIYCGETNYTVRFEGELAELEDFVKKVPSTTSSDFGKPFYQTFKAANFDFFKVDAGMFAPARVTVNDLKSTKTISSGGLYPEILLESFGIRKV from the coding sequence TTGATAAGCGTCAACGAAATGGGCTCATACGTCATCGAAGAGATGCTCGACTGGAGTGAAGACCTGAAAACGGAAGTAACCAAACTTGAAAATGGTGCCACAATCATTGACTGTGGAGTTAAAGCCGAAGGCGGATATGAAGCCGGAATGTACCTGGCAAGACTCTGCCTTGCTGACCTTGCTGACCTTAAATACAGCACCTTTGACCTCAACGGCATCAACTGGCCTGCCATCCAGGTAGCAACCGACAACCCTGTAATTGCCTGTATGGCTTCCCAGTACGCAGGCTGGAGAATCTCTGTAGGGGGCTACTTCGGGATGGGCTCAGGTCCTGCACGTGCACTCGGCTTAAAGCCCAAAGAGCTCTACGAAGAAATCGGGTACGAGGATGATTTTGAAGCTGCTGTCCTTGTCATGGAATCCGACAAGCTTCCTGATGAAAAAGTGGTCGAGTACATTGCAAAACACTGCAGTGTAGACCCCGAAAATGTGATGATCGCTGTTGCACCTACAGCTTCCATTGCAGGCTCTGTCCAGATCTCAGCCCGTGTCGTCGAAACCGGTATTCACAAATTCGAATCCATAGGCTTTGACATCAACTGTATCAAGAGCGGGTACGGAATTGCCCCAATAGCCCCTATTGTCGGAAACGATGTCCAGTGCATGGGCTCAACCAATGACTGTGTGATATACTGCGGCGAGACCAACTACACCGTCCGCTTCGAAGGCGAACTGGCTGAACTCGAGGATTTCGTAAAGAAAGTTCCCTCAACAACTTCAAGCGATTTCGGAAAGCCCTTCTACCAGACCTTCAAGGCAGCGAACTTTGACTTCTTTAAAGTTGACGCAGGTATGTTCGCCCCTGCAAGGGTAACGGTAAACGATCTCAAGAGCACAAAGACTATTTCGAGCGGCGGGCTTTATCCTGAAATTCTGCTCGAATCCTTCGGAATCAGGAAAGTTTGA